A DNA window from Mytilus trossulus isolate FHL-02 unplaced genomic scaffold, PNRI_Mtr1.1.1.hap1 h1tg000024l__unscaffolded, whole genome shotgun sequence contains the following coding sequences:
- the LOC134699068 gene encoding probable maltase-glucoamylase 2, translated as MCKDNNSNNIYPSFGGICLLISKDNSSKTSTPVLVGFVYGLVKTTTATTSTPVLVGFVYGLVKTTTATTSTTVLVGFVYGLVKTTTATMSTPVLVGFVYGLVKTTTATTSTPVLVEFVYGLVKTTTATMSTPVLVGFVYGLVKTTTATMSTPVLVGFVYGLVKTTTATTSTPVLVGFVYGLVKTTTATMSTPVLVGFVYGLVKTTTATMSSPVLVGFVYKLVKTTTATMSTPVLVGCVYGLVKTTTATMSTPVLVGFVYGLVKTTTATMSTPVLV; from the coding sequence ATGTGTAAAGACAACAACAGCAACAACATCTACCCCAGTTTTGGTGGGATATGTTTATTGATTAGTAAAGACAACAGCAGCAAAACGTCTACCCCAGTTTTGGTGGGATTTGTTTATGGATTGGTAAAGACAACAACAGCAACAACATCTACCCCAGTTTTGGTGGGATTTGTTTATGGATTAGTAAAGACAACAACAGCAACAACGTCTACCACAGTTTTGGTGGGATTTGTTTATGGATTGGTAAAGACAACAACAGCAACAATGTCTACGCCAGTTTTGGTGGGATTTGTTTATGGATTGGTAAAGACAACAACAGCAACAACGTCTACCCCAGTTTTGGTGGAATTTGTTTATGGATTGGTAAAGACAACAACAGCAACAATGTCTACGCCAGTTTTGGTGGGATTTGTTTATGGATTAGTAAAGACAACAACAGCAACAATGTCTACGCCAGTTTTGGTGGGATTTGTTTATGGATTGGTAAAGACAACAACAGCAACAACGTCTACCCCAGTTTTGGTGGGATTTGTTTATGGATTGGTAAAGACAACAACAGCAACAATGTCTACGCCAGTTTTGGTGGGATTTGTTTATGGATTagtaaaaacaacaacagcaacaaTGTCTTCCCCAGTTTTGGTGggatttgtttataaattagtAAAGACAACAACAGCAACAATGTCTACGCCAGTTTTGGTGGGATGTGTTTATGGATTGGTAAAGACAACAACAGCAACAATGTCTACCCCAGTTTTG